One window from the genome of Candidatus Zixiibacteriota bacterium encodes:
- the clpX gene encoding ATP-dependent Clp protease ATP-binding subunit ClpX → MTAESHGPRTPQRCSFCGKPHSQVKRLFSGHESFICNECVALCGDLLQAAPDYEPTEELRDLPRPADIKEFLDQYVIGQEEAKRIVSVAVYQHYKRINYVMKGRSAGQLARQSDDVELDKANILLLGPTGTGKTLIARSLAKFLKVPFTIADATVLTEAGYVGEDVENILVRLFQASNFNPRKTELGIIYIDEIDKIARKDGNPSITRDVSGEGVQQGLLKILEGTVANIPPRGGRKHPEQAFVQIDTTNILFICGGAFDGLEKVVARRLGNKVVGFEAESRTLDAGSAEILDHVIPADLIEYGLIPEMVGRLPVTASLRPLDREAMLSILTKPKNALSKQYAKMLELENVKLTFQPSALDAAVQIALNRKTGARALRSIFEKAMLSTLFEIPSRDDVVEIVVTAATILEGEPPRMVLKSKRKAG, encoded by the coding sequence ATGACGGCCGAATCACACGGACCCCGCACACCCCAGCGCTGCTCGTTTTGCGGCAAGCCGCACAGTCAGGTCAAGCGGCTCTTCTCGGGACACGAATCGTTCATCTGCAACGAGTGTGTCGCCCTGTGCGGCGATCTGCTGCAGGCGGCGCCGGACTACGAACCGACCGAGGAACTGCGCGATCTGCCCCGCCCGGCTGATATCAAGGAGTTTCTCGACCAGTACGTTATCGGCCAGGAAGAGGCCAAGCGGATCGTCTCGGTCGCGGTTTACCAGCATTACAAACGCATCAACTATGTAATGAAAGGGCGCAGCGCCGGCCAACTTGCCCGACAGAGTGATGACGTCGAGCTGGACAAGGCCAATATCCTGCTGCTCGGCCCGACCGGCACCGGCAAGACGCTTATCGCGCGCTCCCTCGCCAAGTTCCTTAAGGTGCCCTTCACGATCGCTGACGCCACCGTGCTCACCGAGGCCGGCTACGTAGGTGAGGATGTCGAGAATATTCTCGTGCGCCTGTTTCAAGCCTCCAATTTCAATCCGCGCAAGACTGAGCTGGGGATTATCTATATCGACGAGATCGACAAAATCGCCCGCAAGGACGGGAACCCGTCGATCACGCGCGATGTCTCCGGCGAGGGCGTGCAGCAGGGTCTCCTGAAAATCCTCGAGGGTACGGTTGCGAACATCCCGCCTCGAGGCGGCCGCAAACATCCCGAGCAGGCGTTTGTGCAGATCGATACCACCAACATTCTCTTCATCTGCGGCGGGGCATTCGACGGGCTGGAGAAGGTTGTCGCGCGCCGTCTCGGCAACAAAGTTGTCGGGTTCGAGGCGGAGAGCCGCACGCTCGATGCCGGTTCGGCTGAAATCCTGGACCACGTAATTCCTGCGGATCTGATCGAGTACGGACTGATTCCGGAGATGGTCGGGCGCCTGCCGGTGACCGCGTCGCTGCGGCCACTCGATCGCGAGGCGATGCTAAGCATTTTGACCAAGCCGAAGAACGCCCTGTCCAAGCAGTACGCCAAGATGCTCGAACTCGAGAATGTCAAGCTGACGTTCCAACCTTCCGCTCTGGACGCCGCCGTGCAGATCGCACTCAATCGCAAGACCGGCGCGCGGGCGCTGCGTTCGATATTCGAGAAGGCGATGCTCAGCACGCTCTTCGAGATACCGTCGCGTGACGACGTGGTTGAGATCGTGGTCACGGCCGCGACCATTCTCGAGGGGG
- the clpP gene encoding ATP-dependent Clp endopeptidase proteolytic subunit ClpP, with protein sequence MRDKLVSNYLVPMVVEQTGRGERAYDIFSRLLKDRIIFIGTPIDDNVANLVVAQMLFLEAEDPDKDIFVYINTPGGSVSAMLAMYDTMQFIKPDVATTCMGLAASAGAFLLMAGAPGKRAALPNSRIMIHQPLGGAQGQVSDLVIMTEEAKKTRHKINELLVKHTGQSLDRIEKDTDRNYFMSPEEAKEYGLIDKIYVSKRQEKK encoded by the coding sequence ATGCGCGATAAGCTGGTTAGCAACTACTTGGTACCGATGGTGGTGGAACAGACCGGTCGAGGCGAGCGGGCGTACGACATCTTCTCGCGCCTGCTGAAGGACCGCATCATTTTCATCGGCACCCCGATCGACGACAACGTGGCTAATCTCGTGGTGGCCCAGATGCTCTTTCTCGAGGCCGAGGATCCGGACAAGGATATCTTTGTGTACATCAACACGCCCGGCGGCTCGGTCTCGGCGATGCTGGCAATGTACGACACGATGCAGTTTATCAAGCCCGATGTGGCTACCACCTGCATGGGGCTGGCGGCCTCGGCAGGGGCGTTCCTGCTGATGGCCGGCGCTCCGGGCAAGCGGGCGGCGCTTCCCAACAGCCGAATTATGATACATCAGCCGCTCGGCGGCGCCCAGGGACAGGTCTCCGATCTGGTAATCATGACCGAGGAGGCCAAAAAGACCCGGCACAAAATCAACGAACTGCTGGTTAAGCACACCGGACAGTCGCTGGACAGGATAGAGAAAGACACGGATCGCAACTACTTCATGTCGCCCGAAGAGGCAAAAGAATACGGGCTGATCGACAAGATCTACGTCTCCAAGAGGCAGGAGAAGAAGTAG